The following proteins come from a genomic window of Vicia villosa cultivar HV-30 ecotype Madison, WI unplaced genomic scaffold, Vvil1.0 ctg.002011F_1_1, whole genome shotgun sequence:
- the LOC131637497 gene encoding uncharacterized protein LOC131637497, producing MDWQSKNCSWILASVFKCRDRIKGTNTWGSALTNGKYNTVEIYNDLRGNREHVTWKYVLHRNFAKPLAKFILWLSLLDRLSIKDRLLKHGSNVDAGCIFCRDMETLHHLFFECQTTNLIWRSVLHHIGYNRNPRGWSQEKIWLNSETRKKGWHRDLLKIAIAECVYGIWRHRNGVIFSQTRGSLYLEGNSS from the coding sequence ATGGATTGGCAAAGTAAAAACTGCTCTTGGATTCTGGCTAGTGTGTTCAAGTGCAGGGACAGAATTAAGGGAACCAATACTTGGGGATCTGCTCTGACCAATGGCAAATACAACACAGTTGAGATTTATAATGATCTTCGTGGAAATAGAGAGCATGTTACTTGGAAGTATGTGTTGCATCGAAATTTTGCTAAACCTCTGGCCAAGTTTATTTTGTGGTTGAGCCTACTGGATCGATTAAGTATCAAGGATAGATTGTTGAAGCATGGAAGCAATGTTGATGCTGGCTGTATTTTTTGCAGGGACATGGAGACTCTTCATCACCTATTCTTTGAATGTCAAACAACTAACCTAATTTGGCGCTCAGTTCTCCACCATATTGGGTACAACAGGAACCCCAGAGGTTGGTCACAAGAGAAGATTTGGCTTAACAGTGAAACTAGAAAGAAAGGGTGGCATAGAGACTTGCTAAAGATTGCAATTGCAGAGTGTGTGTATGGTATTTGGCGACATCGCAATGGTGTAATTTTTAGCCAGACTCGTGGATCCTTATATTTGGAAGGCAATAGTTCATGA